The Oryzias melastigma strain HK-1 linkage group LG13, ASM292280v2, whole genome shotgun sequence genome window below encodes:
- the tsku gene encoding tsukushin isoform X2 — translation MGRFLWLGLSLLLVIQCSAVKNCYPGCHCEVESYGLFDSFSLTRVDCRGLPSRPSMPIPIPLDTTHLDLSSNALGPLSDTMLSGPGYTTLTSLDLSGNHITKLSPNALSKLRYLESLDLSLNDLDSLSLGSFSGLPLVDVDLSHNRFQEFNMDIFSAKVNGEPVTLDLSHNKLVSVTTPSHGRALHIQSLNLSSNWLTSVPNLEGLPLRYLNLDANPISEIKEGTFAQLKDLSYLSISGLSELQNIEPFSFKGLRSLQVLDLSNNPKLQSLSPTVLSGLDALQELNLSGSGVESLPANVLTHLPSIKSIKLGQSVHCWTSQKQGQFHRQLGQIQHNEVLNCNMEGVVL, via the exons ATGGGGCGCTTCCTGTGGCTCGGCTTGTCTCTCCTGCTGGTGATCCAGTGCAGTGCAGTCAAGAACTGTTATCCTGGGTGTCACTGTGAGGTGGAGAGCTATGGACTGTTTGACAGTTTCAGTCTTACCAGAGTGGACTGCAGAGGTCTGCCTTCAAGACCCTCCATGCCCATTCCCATCCCACTGGATACGACCCATTTAGACCTGTCTTCCAACGCCTTGGGCCCACTCAGCGACACCATGCTATCTGGTCCAGGATACACCACACTTACAAGTTTGGACCTCAGCGGCAACCACATTACAAAg CTCAGCCCCAACGCCTTGTCCAAGCTGCGATACCTTGAGAGTCTTGATCTAAGCCTCAACGATCTGGACAGCCTTTCACTGGGTTCCTTTTCAGGGCTTCCTCTGGTTGATGTTGACCTGAGCCACAACCGCTTCCAGGAGTTCAACATGGATATATTTTCTGCTAAAGTGAACGGTGAACCTGTTACGTTGGACCTTTCCCACAACAAGCTCGTGTCAGTCACCACTCCATCCCACGGAAGAGCACTGCACATTCAGAGCTTAAATCTGTCGTCAAACTGGCTTACCAGTGTTCCAAACCTGGAAGGACTTCCACTTAGATATCTCAACCTGGATGCTAACCCCATCTCAGAAATTAAAGAGGGCACCTTTGCACAACTGAAGGATTTATCTTATTTATCCATCAGTGGGCTCAGTGAACTGCAGAACATTGAGCCTTTCAGCTTCAAGGGTCTCAGAAGTTTGCAAGTTCTGGATCTCTCAAACAACCCTAAGCTGCAGAGTCTGAGTCCTACCGTGTTAAGTGGACTGGATGCCCTGCAGGAGCTCAACCTGTCTGGCTCTGGCGTAGAGTCCCTGCCAGCCAACGTGCTGACACACCTCCCGAGCATCAAGAGTATCAAGCTGGGACAGAGCGTCCATTGCTGGACCAGTCAGAAACAAGGCCAGTTCCACAGACAGTTGGGGCAGATCCAACACAACGAAGTGTTGAACTGTAACATGGAGGGAGTCGTGTTGTGA
- the gucy2f gene encoding retinal guanylyl cyclase 2, which translates to MQHISPNGWESNHPCVSIVRNRRTLQSLPFYNIMLWLLLGVLTFPCCVHCLIFKVGVLGPWNCDPVYYRALPTVAARLAISRINRDPNLDLGLNMDFIVLQEPCETSKALTSYIYYDKSATALVGPTNPGYCVAASLLAKSWDKALFSFSCLSYELDRLTAYPTFARTVPFPADVLFTVFKHYRWATSVVISSNDEIWIDTAGRVASALRMKGLPVGFVAAMGMNDTEMETTLRKILSTGEVRVIIMCMHSILVGGEQQAQFLLKAKQLGMTSGKYVFVPYDTLHYSVPYTNVSHFALKNNSSLREAYDAVLTITMASELSSFNEAFDAARRSGEITLPVQPEQVNPLFGTIYNSIYLMAKSIHNARKAGMTLSGSNVAYYTKNTNFDGFNQKLEVDGRGEVKTNYVILDSDSKGGQLYQAYMVDLKSGVLRFAGRSIHFPGGSPPVADSSCWFEENAVCTGGVEVTYIIIVLAVILSMTVAGFFIGLYIRRRLQQIQLVKGPNRILLTLEDLTFINPQLSKKKITLEDLSESKSALDEKSADPSHSMNSMQTATHENSNVAVYEGDWVWLKKFEEGQFKEVKQSTTKIFTKMKDLRNENVNPFLGFFSDCSMFAVVTEHCSRGSLQDLLRNEDVKLDWMFKSSLLLDLIKGMKYLHHRDFPHGRLKSRNCIVDGRFVLKITDYGFNELLESQKASVEEPPPEELYWTAPELLRDLTHFHKGTYKGDVYSFSIILQEVVVRGPPYCMLGLSPEEIIRKVKKPPPMCRPTVAPDQAPLECIQLMKQCWSEQPDRRPTFEEIFDRFKIINKGKKTNIIDSMLRMLEQYSSNLEDLIRERTEELEVEKQRTEKLLSEMLPPSVAEALKTGATVEPEYFDQVTIYFSDIVGFTTISSLSDPIEVVDLLNDLYTLFDAVLSNHDVYKVETIGDAYMVASGLPKRNGNKHAAEIANMSLNILSSVGSFHMRHMPDVPVRIRIGIHSGPCVAGVVGLTMPRYCLFGDTVNTASRMESTGLPYRIHVNMSTVKILRSLNDGYKIDVRGKTELKGKGIEETYWLVGKTNFAKPLPKPPEIKPGDNWQEMVTEEIKTLFRKANRPVNKKF; encoded by the exons ATGCAACATATTTCTCCAAATGGTTGGGAGTCCAACCATCCATGTGTGTCCATAGTGAGAAATAGAAGGACTTTGCAGTCGCTGCCCTTCTATAATATTATGCTATGGCTCCTTTTGGGAGTATTGACGTTCCCTTGCTGCGTCCACTGCTTAATATTCAAGGTGGGGGTCTTGGGGCCTTGGAACTGCGACCCTGTTTACTACAGGGCCCTTCCTACAGTGGCAGCCAGGCTTGCTATAAGCAGGATCAACAGAGACCCAAATCTGGATCTAGGTCTGAACATGGACTTCATCGTTCTCCAGGAGCCTTGCGAAACCTCCAAAGCGCTCACGTCTTACATTTACTATGACAAATCAGCGACTGCGCTTGTTGGCCCCACCAACCCTGGATACTGTGTTGCGGCTTCTCTTCTGGCCAAGAGCTGGGACAAGGCGCTGTTTTCCTTCAGCTGCCTTTCCTACGAGCTGGACCGCCTCACGGCTTATCCAACGTTTGCAAGGACCGTGCCGTTCCCTGCCGATGTGCTGTTCACTGTGTTCAAGCACTACAGATGGGCCACCTCTGTGGTAATCTCATCCAACGACGAGATCTGGATTGACACAGCTGGGAGAGTGGCTTCTGCTCTGAGGATGAAGGGGCTTCCTGTTGGGTTTGTTGCAGCCATGGGGATGAATGACACAGAGATGGAGACTACACTGAGGAAAATCCTAAGCACAGGAGAAGTAAGGG TTATCATCATGTGCATGCACTCCATTTTGGTTGGAGGGGAGCAGCAGGCCCAGTTTCTTCTCAAGGCGAAGCAGCTGGGTATGACTTCGGGGAAGTACGTCTTTGTGCCCTACGACACGCTCCACTACAGCGTCCCCTACACCAACGTCTCCCACTTTGCactgaaaaacaacagcagcCTGAGGGAGGCCTATGATGCTGTGCTGACCATCACCATGGCATCTGAGCTTTCATCCTTTAACGAAGCATTCGATGCAGCAAGAAGGAGCGGAGAGATTACGCTGCCGGTGCAGCCAGAGCAG GTCAACCCACTCTTTGGAACCATCTACAACAGCATATATCTGATGGCCAAGTCCATTCACAATGCTAGGAAAGCTGGCATGACTCTGTCGGGCTCCAACGTCGCCTACTATACCAAGAACACAAACTTTGACGGCTTCAACCAGAAGTTGGAGGTGGACGGCAGGGGTGAGGTGAAGACCAACTATGTCATCCTGGATTCAGACAGCAAAGGGGGTCAGCTGTATCAAGCCTACATGGTGGATCTCAAGTCTGGAGTGCTTCGTTTTGCAGGGAGATCCATTCATTTTCCAGGAGGATCTCCTCCTGTGGCAGATTCTAGCTGCTGGTTTGAGGAGAATGCCGTCTGCACCGGAG GAGTGGAGGTGACTTACATCATAATTGTGCTGGCTGTCATCCTCAGTATGACTGTAGCAGGATTTTTCATAGGTCTTTATATCAG GAGGAGACTCCAGCAAATCCAGCTAGTCAAGGGTCCCAACAGGATCCTTCTGACCTTAGAGGATTTAACTTTCATCAACCCCCAGTTGAGCAAAAAG AAAATCACGTTGGAGGACCTGAGTGAATCCAAGAGCGCCCTGGATGAAAAGTCTGCAGACCCCTCGCACTCCATGAACAGCATGCAGACCGCAACTCACGAGAACTCCAACGTTGCTGTGTATGAG GGTGACTGGGTTTGGCTGAAGAAATTTGAGGAAGGCCAATTCAAGGAGGTGAAGCAAAGCACCACGAAGATCTTTACAAAG ATGAAGGACCTGAGGAACGAGAACGTAAACCCGTTCCTGGGCTTCTTCTCGGACTGCTCCATGTTTGCAGTGGTGACGGAGCACTGCTCCAGAGGCAGTCTGCAGGACCTCCTCAGGAATGAGGATGTGAAGTTAGACTGGATGTTCAAATCCTCACTTCTGCTTGATCTCATCAAG ggcATGAAGTATCTTCACCACAGAGACTTTCCCCATGGTAGATTAAAATCTAGAAACTGTATAGTGGATGGACGATTCGTCCTGAAGATTACAGACTATGGTTTCAATGAACTCCTTGAATCTCAAAAAGCTTCTGTGGAAGAACCCCCACCTGAAG AGTTGTACTGGACAGCTCCTGAGCTCCTGCGGGATCTAACACATTTTCATAAAGGGACTTACAAAGGAGATGTGTATAGTTTTTCTATTATCCTTCAAGAAGTGGTGGTGAGGGGGCCGCCATACTGCATGCTGGGTCTATCTCCTGAAG AGATAATCCGTAAGGTGAAAAAGCCTCCTCCGATGTGCCGCCCCACGGTGGCCCCAGACCAGGCTCCACTGGAATGCATCCAGCTCATGAAGCAGTGCTGGAGTGAGCAGCCTGATCGCAGACCCACCTTTGAGGAGATCTTTGACAGG TTCAAGATCATCAACAAGGGCAAGAAGACCAATATCATTGATTCAATGCTGAGGATGCTGGAGCAGTACAGCTCTAATCTGGAAGATCTCATCCGAGAGCggacagaggagctggaggtaGAGAAGCAAAGAACAGAGAAGCTGTTGTCTGAGATGCTTCCACC TTCTGTAGCTGAAGCACTGAAGACAGGCGCCACAGTAGAACCAGAGTACTTCGACCAGGTGACCATCTACTTCAGTGACATTGTGGGCTTCACCACCATCTCCTCTCTCAGCGATCCCATCGAGGTGGTCGATCTTCTCAATGACCTGTACACACTGTTTGACGCCGTGCTCTCTAACCACGACGTCTACAAG GTGGAGACAATTGGTGATGCTTACATGGTAGCATCAGGCCTGCCAAAGCGAAATGGAAACAAGCACGCTGCTGAAATCGCCAACATGTCCCTGAACATCCTCAGCTCAGTGGGTTCCTTCCATATGCGTCACATGCCGGATGTTCCAGTCAGGATACGGATAGGAATTCACTCAG GTCCCTGTGTTGCAGGGGTCGTAGGTCTGACCATGCCTCGGTACTGCCTTTTTGGAGACACCGTCAACACTGCCTCTCGTATGGAATCTACTGGGCTGC CTTATAGAATTCACGTAAATATGAGCACCGTGAAGATCCTCCGTTCTCTTAATGATGGTTATAAAATTGATGTCCGAGGCAAGACAGAGTTGAAG ggtAAAGGTATTGAAGAAACTTACTGGCTAGTGGGTAAAACCAACTTTGCAAAACCTTTGCCAAAACCACCAGAAATCAAACCAGG gGACAACTGGCAAGAAATGGTGACAGAGGAAATCAAGACTCTTTTCCGCAAGGCCAACAGACCAGTGaacaaaaagttctga
- the tsku gene encoding tsukushin isoform X1 produces the protein MKGMMKRKMGRFLWLGLSLLLVIQCSAVKNCYPGCHCEVESYGLFDSFSLTRVDCRGLPSRPSMPIPIPLDTTHLDLSSNALGPLSDTMLSGPGYTTLTSLDLSGNHITKLSPNALSKLRYLESLDLSLNDLDSLSLGSFSGLPLVDVDLSHNRFQEFNMDIFSAKVNGEPVTLDLSHNKLVSVTTPSHGRALHIQSLNLSSNWLTSVPNLEGLPLRYLNLDANPISEIKEGTFAQLKDLSYLSISGLSELQNIEPFSFKGLRSLQVLDLSNNPKLQSLSPTVLSGLDALQELNLSGSGVESLPANVLTHLPSIKSIKLGQSVHCWTSQKQGQFHRQLGQIQHNEVLNCNMEGVVL, from the exons ATGAAAGGTATGATGAAA AGGAAAATGGGGCGCTTCCTGTGGCTCGGCTTGTCTCTCCTGCTGGTGATCCAGTGCAGTGCAGTCAAGAACTGTTATCCTGGGTGTCACTGTGAGGTGGAGAGCTATGGACTGTTTGACAGTTTCAGTCTTACCAGAGTGGACTGCAGAGGTCTGCCTTCAAGACCCTCCATGCCCATTCCCATCCCACTGGATACGACCCATTTAGACCTGTCTTCCAACGCCTTGGGCCCACTCAGCGACACCATGCTATCTGGTCCAGGATACACCACACTTACAAGTTTGGACCTCAGCGGCAACCACATTACAAAg CTCAGCCCCAACGCCTTGTCCAAGCTGCGATACCTTGAGAGTCTTGATCTAAGCCTCAACGATCTGGACAGCCTTTCACTGGGTTCCTTTTCAGGGCTTCCTCTGGTTGATGTTGACCTGAGCCACAACCGCTTCCAGGAGTTCAACATGGATATATTTTCTGCTAAAGTGAACGGTGAACCTGTTACGTTGGACCTTTCCCACAACAAGCTCGTGTCAGTCACCACTCCATCCCACGGAAGAGCACTGCACATTCAGAGCTTAAATCTGTCGTCAAACTGGCTTACCAGTGTTCCAAACCTGGAAGGACTTCCACTTAGATATCTCAACCTGGATGCTAACCCCATCTCAGAAATTAAAGAGGGCACCTTTGCACAACTGAAGGATTTATCTTATTTATCCATCAGTGGGCTCAGTGAACTGCAGAACATTGAGCCTTTCAGCTTCAAGGGTCTCAGAAGTTTGCAAGTTCTGGATCTCTCAAACAACCCTAAGCTGCAGAGTCTGAGTCCTACCGTGTTAAGTGGACTGGATGCCCTGCAGGAGCTCAACCTGTCTGGCTCTGGCGTAGAGTCCCTGCCAGCCAACGTGCTGACACACCTCCCGAGCATCAAGAGTATCAAGCTGGGACAGAGCGTCCATTGCTGGACCAGTCAGAAACAAGGCCAGTTCCACAGACAGTTGGGGCAGATCCAACACAACGAAGTGTTGAACTGTAACATGGAGGGAGTCGTGTTGTGA